The Myxococcota bacterium genome has a segment encoding these proteins:
- a CDS encoding ArsA-related P-loop ATPase yields the protein MPDPLPPLLDARLVIVTGKGGTGKTTVAAALALAAARAGRRVLLAEVGRDEQAAALVRPGVGPVGYAGREVAPGLRAMRLDPFDALADYLGLQLGSFVAERVVRNRAFQQLMGATPGWRELIALGAIWHFERGRERDGRPTVDLIVVDAPATGHGLTFLDVPHVVASAVRTGPLRRNAAEVERLLADPRRTRLLPVALAEELPVRETAELVGRLRSERQIAVDRIVVNAVEARPLPASLESLPDALDALAASEAGARAGAPSAPPPGVLARCIRHRVARRALHERQLAMLGELVQLPVVVLPFLPGAVRGPDDLAALAPHLLAAPVDARDAARDAHPAPGGEAVA from the coding sequence ATGCCCGACCCGCTGCCGCCGTTGCTCGACGCGCGGCTCGTCATCGTGACGGGCAAGGGCGGCACGGGGAAGACGACGGTCGCGGCGGCGCTCGCGCTCGCCGCCGCCCGCGCGGGCCGCCGCGTGCTCCTCGCCGAGGTCGGACGCGACGAGCAGGCCGCCGCGCTCGTCCGCCCGGGCGTCGGACCGGTCGGCTACGCGGGCCGCGAGGTCGCGCCCGGGCTGCGCGCGATGCGACTCGACCCCTTCGACGCCCTCGCCGACTACCTCGGCTTGCAGCTCGGCTCGTTCGTCGCCGAGCGCGTGGTGCGCAACCGCGCCTTCCAGCAGCTCATGGGGGCGACGCCCGGCTGGCGCGAGCTGATCGCGCTCGGCGCCATCTGGCACTTCGAGCGCGGCCGCGAGCGCGACGGACGCCCGACCGTCGACCTGATCGTCGTCGACGCCCCCGCCACCGGGCACGGCCTCACCTTCCTCGACGTCCCGCACGTCGTCGCCTCCGCCGTGCGGACGGGGCCGCTGCGGCGCAACGCGGCCGAGGTGGAGCGCCTGCTCGCGGACCCGCGGCGCACGCGCCTGCTCCCCGTCGCGCTCGCGGAGGAGCTCCCGGTGCGCGAGACGGCGGAGCTGGTCGGGCGGCTGCGGAGCGAACGGCAGATCGCGGTCGATCGGATCGTCGTGAACGCCGTCGAGGCGCGGCCGCTCCCGGCGTCGCTCGAGAGCCTGCCCGACGCGCTCGACGCGCTGGCCGCGAGCGAGGCGGGCGCGCGCGCGGGCGCGCCGAGCGCGCCGCCGCCCGGCGTGCTCGCGCGCTGCATCCGCCACCGCGTCGCGCGGCGCGCGCTGCACGAGCGCCAGCTCGCGATGCTCGGCGAGCTCGTGCAGCTGCCCGTCGTCGTGCTGCCGTTCCTCCCGGGCGCGGTGCGCGGCCCGGACGACCTCGCCGCGCTCGCGCCCCACCTGCTCGCCGCTCCCGTCGACGCGCGCGACGCCGCGCGCGACGCGCATCCCGCTCCCGGCGGCGAGGCCGTCGCGTGA
- a CDS encoding zinc-ribbon domain-containing protein, translating into MIVECRSCQTRFQLDESRIPLSGIRVRCSKCKEAFFLEHPSASEQEALEDVATRAAAGGRPPDSTQDLVDARPAASGLDDDEEDWEFNHDLPPEPARAAGSAAGAAGAAPVATPAVEDDASFGSIDDLGDLGGDDDLGDLSDDDFGALAAAASQTASAPAAVAPPAPARGTAAERIDSAIDAFAASGASEASRGLDGLDALEGGDAAPDLGEPEDWDLLGDDLSAPEAPVAFSAAPTASAPPAHMRPAVAAPRGPVGVDAFDVAPLAVPGWLQRAGAALGACVAIALFGAALARGLAPAAASGDAAGAFEVGPLRARSLGSVFIPVRGGRTLLAVTGELHNPTSAPVRPESPVWVELLDADGVALDLPAARAGSVLDPEMLRDLGPDERAQLQQGAFAAFAAGAVPAGRHVAFAAYFEDAPPGARRVAVGARDRAATSPSDLP; encoded by the coding sequence GTGATCGTCGAGTGTCGAAGCTGCCAGACGCGATTCCAGCTGGACGAGTCGCGGATCCCGCTCTCCGGGATCCGCGTGCGATGCTCGAAGTGCAAGGAGGCGTTCTTCCTCGAGCATCCGTCGGCGTCCGAGCAGGAGGCGCTCGAGGACGTCGCGACGCGCGCCGCGGCCGGCGGGCGCCCTCCCGATTCCACCCAGGATCTCGTCGACGCGAGGCCCGCCGCGAGCGGTCTCGACGACGACGAGGAGGACTGGGAGTTCAATCACGACCTTCCGCCCGAGCCCGCGCGCGCCGCGGGCAGCGCGGCCGGCGCGGCCGGAGCCGCGCCGGTGGCGACGCCCGCCGTCGAAGACGACGCGAGCTTTGGGAGCATCGACGACCTCGGCGACCTCGGCGGCGACGACGACCTCGGCGATCTCTCCGACGACGACTTCGGCGCGCTCGCCGCCGCGGCTTCGCAGACCGCATCCGCCCCCGCCGCAGTCGCACCGCCCGCACCGGCGCGTGGCACCGCGGCCGAGCGCATCGACAGCGCGATCGACGCCTTCGCGGCGTCGGGCGCGAGCGAGGCGTCGCGCGGGCTCGACGGGCTCGACGCGCTCGAAGGCGGCGATGCCGCGCCGGACCTCGGCGAGCCCGAGGACTGGGACCTGCTCGGCGACGACCTGTCCGCGCCCGAGGCGCCCGTGGCGTTCTCCGCCGCTCCCACCGCGAGCGCGCCGCCCGCGCACATGCGCCCGGCCGTCGCCGCGCCGCGCGGGCCGGTCGGCGTCGACGCGTTCGACGTCGCGCCGCTGGCCGTGCCGGGCTGGCTGCAGCGCGCGGGCGCGGCGCTCGGCGCGTGCGTCGCGATCGCGCTCTTCGGAGCCGCGCTCGCGCGCGGGCTCGCGCCGGCGGCGGCGTCGGGCGATGCGGCGGGCGCGTTCGAGGTCGGGCCGCTGCGCGCGCGCTCGCTCGGCTCCGTGTTCATTCCGGTGCGCGGCGGCCGCACGCTGCTCGCCGTGACCGGCGAGCTCCACAACCCGACCTCGGCGCCCGTGCGGCCCGAGTCGCCGGTGTGGGTCGAGCTGCTCGATGCCGACGGCGTGGCGCTCGATCTGCCCGCCGCGCGCGCCGGCAGCGTGCTCGACCCGGAGATGCTGCGCGACCTCGGCCCCGACGAGCGCGCCCAGCTCCAGCAGGGCGCGTTCGCCGCATTCGCCGCGGGCGCCGTGCCCGCGGGCCGGCACGTCGCGTTCGCCGCGTACTTCGAGGATGCGCCGCCGGGCGCGCGCCGCGTCGCCGTCGGCGCGCGCGATCGCGCGGCTACGAGTCCTTCCGACCTTCCGTGA
- a CDS encoding twin-arginine translocase TatA/TatE family subunit, with protein MFGLGPMELVVILAICVLLFGARRLPEIGSGIGEAIRNFKSGIKDEKKEIDVTPGDGDERRSERVTEGRKDS; from the coding sequence ATGTTCGGCCTCGGTCCGATGGAGCTGGTCGTGATCCTGGCGATCTGCGTGCTGCTGTTCGGCGCGCGCCGCCTCCCCGAGATCGGGAGCGGCATCGGCGAGGCCATCCGCAACTTCAAGTCGGGCATCAAGGACGAGAAGAAGGAGATCGACGTGACGCCCGGCGACGGCGACGAACGTCGCTCCGAGCGCGTCACGGAAGGTCGGAAGGACTCGTAG
- a CDS encoding phosphomannomutase/phosphoglucomutase — MIFKAYDIRGIVPDQLDPKLAYAIGRATARHFEADTLAVGRDARPHSPDLCEALIEGIRDEGTHVVDLGLVSTPMLYFAVDHLETDGGVMVTASHNPSQYNGFKLCREHAIPVGEASGLREIEKLVPARASAQAVTPRGELRVEAVLDEYVEHVLSVGKGRPSLTVAIDCGNGMAGRALGPLLDRLGLRTELLYVEPDGTFPNHEADPLKLENLEDLIAAVTRVGADFGVAFDGDGDRAVFVDDAGEPVSSDLVTALLARYQLQRVPGGRVLYDLRSSKAVREEIVAAGGTAEMCRVGHSFVKAQMRETGAVFAGELSGHFYFRFSPTLVADDGTAAFVAMLDVLADRKEPLSKIVAPLRRYSASGEINRRVRDTDAVIGAVAAEHTGADEVSRLDGLLVRYADWWFNLRPSNTEPVLRLNLEADTREKMELERDRMLARIEELGAA, encoded by the coding sequence ATGATCTTCAAGGCCTACGACATCCGCGGAATCGTTCCCGACCAGCTCGATCCGAAGCTCGCCTATGCGATCGGCCGCGCCACGGCGCGTCACTTCGAGGCCGACACGCTCGCCGTCGGGCGCGATGCGCGCCCGCACTCGCCCGACCTCTGCGAGGCGCTGATCGAGGGCATCCGCGACGAGGGCACGCACGTCGTCGACCTCGGACTCGTGTCGACACCGATGCTCTACTTCGCGGTCGACCACCTCGAGACCGACGGCGGCGTGATGGTCACCGCGTCGCACAACCCGAGCCAGTACAACGGCTTCAAGCTGTGCCGCGAGCACGCCATTCCGGTCGGCGAGGCGAGCGGGCTGCGCGAGATCGAGAAGCTCGTGCCCGCGCGCGCGAGCGCGCAGGCGGTCACACCGCGCGGCGAGCTGCGCGTCGAGGCCGTGCTCGACGAGTACGTCGAGCACGTGCTGTCGGTGGGGAAGGGGCGCCCGTCGCTCACCGTCGCGATCGACTGCGGCAACGGCATGGCCGGACGCGCGCTCGGGCCGCTGCTCGATCGGCTCGGCCTGCGCACGGAGCTCCTCTACGTCGAGCCCGACGGCACCTTCCCGAACCACGAGGCCGACCCGCTCAAGCTCGAGAACCTCGAGGACCTGATCGCCGCAGTGACGCGCGTCGGCGCCGACTTCGGCGTCGCGTTCGACGGCGACGGCGATCGCGCCGTCTTCGTCGACGACGCGGGCGAGCCCGTCTCGTCCGACCTCGTGACCGCGCTGCTCGCGCGCTACCAGCTGCAGCGCGTGCCGGGTGGCCGCGTGCTCTACGACCTGCGCTCGAGCAAGGCGGTCCGCGAGGAGATCGTCGCGGCGGGCGGCACGGCCGAGATGTGCCGCGTCGGCCACTCGTTCGTGAAGGCGCAGATGCGCGAGACGGGCGCCGTCTTCGCGGGCGAGCTCTCCGGACACTTCTACTTCCGCTTCTCGCCGACGCTCGTCGCGGACGACGGCACGGCCGCGTTCGTCGCGATGCTCGACGTGCTCGCCGACCGCAAGGAGCCGCTGTCGAAGATCGTCGCGCCGCTGCGGCGCTACTCGGCGAGTGGCGAGATCAACCGGCGCGTGCGCGACACGGACGCCGTGATCGGCGCGGTCGCGGCCGAGCACACCGGTGCGGACGAGGTCTCGCGGCTCGACGGCCTGCTCGTCCGCTACGCGGACTGGTGGTTCAACCTGCGGCCGTCGAACACCGAGCCCGTGCTGCGCCTGAACCTCGAGGCCGACACGCGCGAGAAGATGGAGCTCGAGCGCGACCGCATGCTCGCGCGCATCGAGGAGCTCGGCGCGGCCTAG
- a CDS encoding thioredoxin domain-containing protein codes for MSAFRLVSHAALAALLLAHAPACSSTGDTASCAEAASPVVAVVNEREVTLAELDERIAAQLFDARSEALDEWVRDLVVETEAKKRGVTKEELLESEVASLGAVDDAEVAAFFEENKERMRPGETLENVGPRIRAYLEQGKRAEAVEALIAAANVTMKLEPPRIEVEAIGQARGPADAPVTIVEFSDYQCPFCSRAEPTVDQLLERYPTQVRLVYRHFPLDSIHPEARAAAIAATCAGEQGKFWEFHEKLFANQRELGAEAFDRFAGELGLDGAAFDACTASPEAAAVVTRDAEAGVAAGASGTPAFFVNGILLSGARPLEDFVEIVEAELARVGGAGGA; via the coding sequence ATGTCCGCATTCCGCCTCGTCTCGCACGCCGCGCTCGCGGCGCTCCTCCTGGCGCACGCTCCCGCGTGCTCGTCGACCGGCGATACGGCCTCGTGCGCCGAGGCGGCGAGCCCGGTCGTCGCGGTCGTGAACGAGCGCGAGGTGACGCTCGCCGAGCTCGACGAGCGCATCGCCGCACAGCTCTTCGACGCGCGCTCCGAGGCGCTCGACGAGTGGGTGCGCGACCTCGTCGTCGAGACCGAGGCGAAGAAGCGCGGCGTCACGAAGGAAGAGCTGCTCGAGAGCGAGGTCGCATCGCTCGGCGCGGTCGACGACGCGGAGGTCGCGGCGTTCTTCGAGGAGAACAAGGAGCGCATGCGCCCGGGCGAGACGCTCGAGAACGTCGGGCCGCGCATCCGCGCCTACCTCGAGCAGGGAAAGCGCGCCGAGGCCGTCGAGGCGCTGATCGCCGCGGCCAACGTCACGATGAAGCTCGAGCCGCCGCGCATCGAGGTCGAGGCCATCGGACAGGCGCGCGGCCCCGCCGACGCGCCCGTCACGATCGTCGAGTTCAGCGACTACCAGTGCCCGTTCTGCAGCCGCGCCGAGCCCACCGTCGACCAGCTGCTCGAGCGCTATCCGACGCAGGTCCGCCTCGTCTACCGCCACTTCCCGCTCGACTCGATCCACCCCGAGGCGCGCGCCGCGGCGATCGCGGCGACGTGCGCCGGCGAGCAGGGGAAGTTCTGGGAGTTCCACGAGAAGCTCTTCGCCAACCAGCGCGAGCTCGGCGCCGAGGCGTTCGACCGCTTCGCGGGCGAGCTCGGCCTCGACGGCGCGGCCTTCGACGCCTGCACGGCGAGCCCCGAGGCGGCCGCGGTCGTGACCCGCGACGCCGAGGCCGGCGTCGCGGCGGGCGCGTCCGGAACGCCCGCGTTCTTCGTGAACGGCATCCTGCTCTCGGGCGCGCGCCCGCTCGAGGACTTCGTCGAGATCGTCGAGGCGGAGCTCGCGCGCGTCGGCGGCGCGGGCGGCGCCTGA
- a CDS encoding EI24 domain-containing protein yields MGGAGAADRESTGAIARFRAGAALVPRALRLLRARSELWAPAAVPALVTAVLVAFAIAVVAANAGGWSAAVARALPSPVAESAWQWLWVGPVVAGLWLARQLLVAVLAAAALVAAMLAAALLTSPVLDVLSQRVERALTGAAAGDDEAFDAGRLARDALRSLGHEARRLAFFAAVWLAITAGGFVVPFGPALAPIALAAFAVAYLPLEYAGFALDRRRVAFGARRAWLRAERARTLGFGAAAFAIGAVPGLNFALLPVLVAAGTLLVVERPPLAAPPSPRAVARD; encoded by the coding sequence ATGGGCGGCGCGGGCGCGGCCGATCGCGAATCGACGGGCGCGATCGCGCGCTTCCGGGCCGGAGCGGCGCTCGTGCCCCGCGCACTCCGCCTGCTGCGCGCGCGCTCGGAGCTGTGGGCGCCGGCCGCCGTTCCCGCGCTCGTGACCGCGGTGCTCGTAGCGTTCGCGATCGCAGTCGTCGCCGCGAACGCGGGCGGCTGGTCGGCGGCCGTCGCGCGCGCGCTCCCGAGCCCGGTCGCGGAGTCGGCCTGGCAGTGGCTGTGGGTCGGCCCCGTCGTCGCCGGCCTCTGGCTGGCTCGGCAGCTGCTCGTCGCGGTGCTCGCCGCGGCGGCGCTCGTCGCCGCGATGCTCGCCGCCGCGCTGCTCACGTCGCCGGTCCTCGACGTGCTCTCGCAGCGCGTCGAGCGGGCGCTCACGGGCGCCGCCGCGGGCGACGACGAGGCCTTCGACGCCGGCCGGCTCGCGCGCGACGCGCTCCGCTCGCTCGGCCACGAGGCGCGCAGGCTCGCGTTCTTCGCGGCGGTCTGGCTCGCGATCACCGCGGGCGGGTTCGTCGTGCCGTTCGGCCCCGCGCTCGCGCCGATCGCGCTCGCGGCGTTCGCGGTCGCCTACCTCCCGCTCGAGTACGCGGGCTTCGCGCTCGACCGCCGGCGCGTCGCCTTCGGCGCGCGCCGCGCGTGGCTGCGCGCCGAGCGCGCACGCACGCTCGGCTTCGGTGCCGCGGCGTTCGCGATCGGCGCCGTACCCGGGCTCAACTTCGCGCTGCTGCCGGTGCTCGTCGCCGCGGGGACGCTGCTCGTCGTCGAGCGGCCTCCGCTCGCCGCGCCACCGTCGCCGCGCGCCGTCGCTCGCGACTAA
- a CDS encoding alpha/beta fold hydrolase, translating into MLDDATLRPDPDEPLALRVATLPAGDGEGPRLELELSSRGDRVPARVALPPTGDAPPPVVLLVHGLGGSRDAAYMQMARRWVSEGAAVATLDLPLHGARANAKMGERLAASAPRALRGEPLDGVEQILWTELARQAVLDLRRLLDALAQLPQVDATRVAYVGFSLGGLLGCALCGADPRPRAAAIAVAGTPPDGAALALSAWVERIAPRPLLFVNAERDETIPREAALRLHAAARGPADVAWFASGHADLPGAALKRIWQFVRAHVGLDGAEAR; encoded by the coding sequence ATGCTCGACGACGCCACGCTCCGCCCCGACCCCGACGAGCCGCTCGCGCTGCGCGTCGCCACCCTGCCCGCCGGCGACGGCGAAGGCCCGCGCCTCGAGCTCGAGCTCTCGTCGCGCGGCGACCGCGTCCCCGCCCGCGTCGCGCTCCCACCGACGGGCGACGCGCCTCCGCCGGTCGTGCTCCTCGTCCACGGGCTCGGCGGCTCGCGCGACGCGGCGTACATGCAGATGGCCCGGCGCTGGGTGAGCGAGGGAGCCGCCGTCGCCACGCTCGACCTCCCGCTCCACGGCGCGCGCGCGAACGCGAAGATGGGCGAGCGCCTCGCCGCGAGCGCCCCGCGCGCGCTCCGGGGCGAGCCGCTCGACGGCGTCGAGCAGATCCTGTGGACCGAGCTCGCCCGCCAGGCAGTGCTCGACCTGCGCCGCCTGCTCGACGCGCTCGCGCAGCTTCCGCAGGTCGACGCGACACGCGTCGCGTACGTGGGGTTCAGCCTCGGCGGCCTGCTCGGCTGCGCGCTCTGCGGCGCCGACCCGCGCCCGCGCGCGGCGGCGATCGCGGTCGCGGGCACGCCGCCCGACGGCGCGGCACTCGCGCTCTCCGCGTGGGTCGAGCGGATCGCCCCGCGCCCGCTCCTGTTCGTGAACGCGGAGCGCGACGAGACGATCCCGCGCGAAGCCGCGCTGCGACTCCACGCCGCCGCGCGCGGGCCGGCGGACGTCGCCTGGTTCGCGAGCGGCCACGCCGACCTGCCCGGCGCCGCGCTGAAGCGCATCTGGCAGTTCGTCCGCGCGCACGTCGGCCTCGACGGCGCGGAAGCTCGTTAG
- a CDS encoding RNA polymerase sigma factor produces the protein MAAPQIRDIGALDDELLVERMRRGDEAAFEALYERYFKRIALFVGRRVDNRADAEETVQEVFINVFSSIQSYRGDAPFVAWVFGLTRRTIASRYKRRQHPVVSIEDEDIASSAPHPAAPSSLPSPDEMYDCRERADALASALAEKLSDEQREVFRLHHLEERSIAEIALALGKSEDSVKSHLYRTRKLLLAP, from the coding sequence ATGGCAGCCCCGCAGATCCGCGACATCGGCGCCCTCGACGACGAGCTGCTCGTCGAGCGCATGCGCCGCGGGGACGAGGCGGCCTTCGAGGCCCTCTACGAGCGCTATTTCAAGCGCATCGCGCTCTTCGTCGGCCGGCGGGTCGACAACCGCGCCGACGCCGAGGAGACCGTCCAGGAGGTCTTCATCAACGTCTTCTCGTCGATCCAGAGCTACCGCGGCGACGCGCCCTTCGTGGCCTGGGTCTTCGGGCTGACGCGGCGGACCATCGCGAGCCGCTACAAGCGCCGGCAGCACCCGGTCGTGTCGATCGAGGACGAGGACATCGCCTCGTCGGCGCCGCACCCGGCCGCCCCCTCGTCGCTGCCGTCGCCCGACGAGATGTACGACTGCCGCGAGCGCGCCGACGCGCTCGCGAGCGCGCTCGCCGAGAAGCTGTCCGACGAGCAGCGCGAAGTCTTCCGGCTCCACCACCTCGAGGAGCGATCGATCGCGGAGATCGCGCTCGCGCTCGGCAAGAGCGAGGACTCGGTGAAGTCGCATCTCTACCGCACGCGCAAGCTCCTGCTCGCGCCCTGA
- a CDS encoding AAA family ATPase produces the protein MRVIAVVNQKGGCGKTTTTVNLAASLAADGARVLAVDLDPQAHTTIALGVDPDELSENVYEVLVDPDGADQLAQIVVNAGERLDLAPSGIVLSAIEQKLAAQTGDAPTERLANALERLPTPYDYVLIDCPPAVGMLTFNALRAAREVIVPLETSYFAIDGVQKLLETIGLLADRIGHELTVRILPTLYDGRTKYARQTLGEIRELFKDLCFDSVIRINVKLREAAQHGKPINRFAPSSNGAVDYAALALEVEATPPEAQQPAIAAPTAASRTTADMREVVVRFRDPSAGDVRIAGDFNGWIPDKGVRSVIESTGQTRVWTKILQLPPGTYQYRYVVDGEWREDPSNPESVPSASGRRNSVLVIA, from the coding sequence ATGCGCGTCATCGCAGTCGTGAACCAGAAGGGCGGCTGCGGCAAGACGACGACCACCGTCAACCTTGCCGCGAGCCTCGCCGCCGACGGCGCCCGCGTGCTCGCCGTCGACCTCGACCCGCAGGCCCACACGACGATCGCGCTCGGGGTCGACCCGGACGAGCTCTCCGAGAACGTGTACGAGGTGCTCGTCGATCCCGACGGCGCCGACCAGCTCGCGCAGATCGTCGTGAACGCGGGCGAGCGGCTCGACCTCGCGCCCTCGGGCATCGTGCTCTCGGCGATCGAGCAGAAGCTCGCTGCGCAGACGGGCGACGCGCCGACCGAGCGGCTGGCGAACGCGCTCGAGCGCCTGCCGACGCCCTACGACTACGTGCTGATCGACTGCCCGCCGGCGGTCGGCATGCTCACGTTCAACGCGCTGCGCGCGGCGCGCGAGGTGATCGTCCCGCTCGAGACGAGCTACTTCGCGATCGACGGCGTGCAGAAGCTGCTCGAGACGATCGGCCTGCTCGCGGACCGCATCGGCCACGAGCTCACCGTCCGCATCCTGCCGACGCTCTACGACGGCCGCACGAAGTACGCGCGCCAGACGCTCGGCGAGATCCGCGAGCTGTTCAAGGACCTGTGCTTCGACAGCGTGATCCGCATCAACGTGAAGCTGCGCGAGGCCGCGCAGCACGGAAAGCCGATCAACCGCTTCGCGCCGAGCTCGAACGGCGCGGTCGACTACGCGGCGCTCGCGCTCGAGGTCGAGGCGACGCCGCCCGAGGCCCAGCAGCCCGCGATCGCGGCGCCCACCGCCGCGTCGCGCACCACCGCCGACATGCGCGAGGTCGTCGTGCGCTTCCGCGACCCGAGCGCGGGCGACGTGCGCATCGCGGGCGACTTCAACGGCTGGATCCCGGACAAGGGCGTCCGCTCGGTGATCGAGTCGACCGGCCAGACGCGCGTGTGGACGAAGATCCTCCAGCTGCCGCCCGGGACGTACCAGTACCGCTACGTCGTCGACGGCGAGTGGCGCGAGGATCCGAGCAACCCCGAGTCCGTGCCGAGCGCATCCGGCCGCCGCAACTCGGTGCTCGTGATCGCCTAG
- a CDS encoding MerR family transcriptional regulator translates to MSAGSDAPEPADGRARRSAPGRSRHYRTQEVVGALGVTRRQLQYWAKTGLVVPSARTPGGHHRYGFSDLIAVKATKRLIDAGVSVQRIRRCLEALAQRLPAIERPLEELVIVATGDVLLVIEGAHAYEALSGQEWVFEVAQLAKELAAFDDGGRCARAPGADGAATRVEPVRRARAVRTERRQQTAG, encoded by the coding sequence GTGTCCGCCGGGAGCGACGCGCCCGAGCCGGCCGACGGGCGAGCGCGACGGAGCGCGCCCGGCCGGTCGCGGCACTACCGGACGCAGGAAGTCGTCGGCGCACTCGGCGTCACGCGGCGCCAGCTCCAGTACTGGGCGAAGACGGGCCTCGTCGTGCCGTCGGCGCGCACGCCGGGCGGACACCACCGCTACGGATTCAGCGATCTCATCGCAGTGAAGGCGACCAAGCGGCTGATCGACGCGGGCGTCTCCGTGCAGCGCATCCGACGCTGCCTCGAGGCGCTCGCGCAACGCCTTCCCGCGATCGAGCGCCCGCTCGAAGAGCTCGTGATCGTCGCGACGGGCGACGTGCTGCTCGTGATCGAGGGCGCACACGCGTACGAGGCCCTGTCGGGCCAGGAGTGGGTGTTCGAAGTCGCGCAGCTCGCGAAGGAGCTCGCGGCGTTCGACGACGGCGGACGGTGCGCGCGCGCGCCGGGCGCGGACGGCGCCGCGACGCGCGTCGAGCCCGTGCGCCGCGCGCGCGCGGTCCGGACCGAGAGACGGCAGCAGACGGCCGGCTGA
- a CDS encoding sigma 54-interacting transcriptional regulator codes for MSTAPPSARTLGELRAHGHAPRTLRQEIHANLVARLREGAPLFPGVKGYEDTVVPAVENALLCGHDVIFLGERGQAKTRMIRAFASLLDEWLPVVAGSEIHDDPFAPISAFARERVAERGDDTEIAWIGRDARYTEKLATPDVSIADLIGDVDPIKVAEGRHLSDELTIHFGLLPRSHRGIFCINELPDLTEKVQVGLFNVMEERDVQVKGYRVRLPLDVLVVASANPEDYTSRGRIITPLKDRYAAQIRTHYPRTRDVELEVVRQEAELPAAEGVALAIPSFLEDVVAQLTFEARLSPDVSQTSGVSVRMTIANYETLAAAALRRALRLGEDRAVARVSDLAALLASSTGKLELEYAGAEQTETEVVEGLLRRATRVVFDERMGQVEGLAAVVDAFQEGWQVEVGAAMPSADYLEGIDQIPGLRDAAAALAGSTGDAAMASAIEFVLEGLHLRNQLNKAEGASAVRYQRR; via the coding sequence ATGTCCACCGCTCCCCCCAGCGCGCGCACGCTCGGCGAGCTGCGCGCGCACGGCCACGCGCCGCGCACGCTCCGCCAGGAGATCCACGCGAACCTCGTCGCGCGCCTGCGCGAGGGCGCGCCGCTCTTCCCCGGCGTGAAGGGCTACGAGGACACCGTCGTGCCGGCGGTCGAGAACGCGCTGCTGTGCGGGCACGACGTGATCTTCCTCGGCGAGCGCGGGCAGGCGAAGACGCGCATGATCCGCGCCTTCGCGTCGCTGCTCGACGAGTGGCTGCCCGTCGTCGCCGGCAGCGAGATCCACGACGACCCGTTCGCCCCGATCTCCGCGTTCGCGCGCGAGCGCGTCGCCGAGCGCGGCGACGACACCGAGATCGCGTGGATCGGGCGCGACGCCCGCTACACCGAGAAGCTCGCGACGCCCGACGTCTCGATCGCCGACCTGATCGGCGACGTCGACCCGATCAAGGTCGCCGAGGGGCGCCACCTGTCCGACGAGCTCACGATCCACTTCGGCCTGCTGCCGCGCAGCCACCGCGGGATCTTCTGCATCAACGAGCTGCCCGACCTGACGGAGAAGGTGCAGGTCGGGCTCTTCAACGTGATGGAGGAGCGCGACGTCCAGGTGAAGGGCTACCGCGTGCGCCTGCCGCTCGACGTGCTCGTGGTCGCGAGCGCGAACCCCGAGGACTACACGAGCCGCGGTCGCATCATCACGCCCCTCAAGGATCGCTATGCGGCGCAGATCCGCACGCACTACCCGCGCACGCGCGACGTCGAGCTCGAGGTCGTCAGGCAGGAGGCCGAGCTGCCCGCGGCCGAGGGCGTCGCGCTCGCGATCCCGTCCTTCCTCGAGGACGTCGTCGCGCAGCTCACGTTCGAGGCGCGGCTGTCGCCGGACGTGTCGCAGACGTCGGGCGTCTCGGTGCGCATGACGATCGCGAACTACGAGACGCTCGCGGCCGCCGCGCTGCGCCGCGCGCTGCGGCTCGGCGAGGACCGCGCGGTCGCGCGCGTCTCGGACCTCGCCGCGCTGCTCGCGTCGTCGACGGGCAAGCTCGAGCTCGAGTACGCGGGCGCGGAGCAGACGGAGACGGAGGTCGTCGAGGGGCTCCTGCGGCGCGCGACGCGCGTCGTCTTCGACGAGCGCATGGGCCAGGTGGAGGGGCTCGCGGCCGTCGTCGATGCGTTCCAGGAGGGCTGGCAGGTCGAGGTCGGCGCGGCGATGCCGTCGGCCGACTACCTCGAGGGCATCGACCAGATCCCGGGCCTGCGCGACGCCGCGGCGGCGCTCGCCGGCTCGACCGGCGACGCGGCCATGGCGTCGGCGATCGAGTTCGTGCTCGAGGGGCTGCACCTGCGCAACCAGCTGAACAAGGCCGAGGGCGCGAGCGCCGTCCGCTACCAGCGCCGATGA